CTTCATCATGTATTGTTTTTTGTTTTGCCACTAATTTACATAAAGCAATGTGAATTACCTATTGTTAACCATTATTGGCTTGTGTTTCCTGAACTTTCTTCGGATCGATCTTTTCGCCTTTCACCTTATCTTCCTGTTTCAATCCTTCAGTTATTTCAATATTTATCCCATCAGACAAGCCAGTGTGTACCCAACGTTTTTCGTAGTTTGGCTCTTCGTTTGTCCCTGTATTCACTTCAACAAACGACGAGTCGTCTTCAAATTGCAGTAATCCTTCAGGAATAACCATCACACTATCTTTGCGCTCCAGAACAATATTGGCATTTGCACTGTATCCGGCGCGTATAAACTGGCCTTCTTTCAGCTTCACATTTGCTTTAATTTCAAACTGAATAGCACCGTTTTCCTCCACTCCTTTTGGTGAAATATATTCAAGAACGGCAGCAAATTTTTCTTTATCGATAGCACCAATTTCCAGTTCAATTGGCATTCCTTCACGGATTTTCCCTACTTCGGTTTCATCCACATTTCCTTCAAAGATCATATCGCTCATATCAGCAACTGAGGCAATGGGAGTACCTGCGTTAAAGGTATTTGCCTGAATTACAGAATTACCTTCTTCAACCGGAACATCCAGCACCATACCGTTAATGGTTGAGCGCACCAGCGTATTAGTAGCTGTTGCAGCCTTTTTTGTTACACCGTTTTTAATTAATTCAAGATTATTTTCGGCAGCAGTCAGTTCTTCCCTTGCTGAATCGTAGGCCACTTTTGCCGATTTAAACTCCTCGTACGAGATCACTTCCTTATCAAACAGCTTCTGCTGACGATCGTAATCAATCTTCGCATCTTCAAAACCAATCTTTGCACGGTTTACACGTGTTTCTGCCGAGTTTAGCGTTACCATATCAGGAATAATTTTGATACGTGCAACCACCTG
This is a stretch of genomic DNA from uncultured Draconibacterium sp.. It encodes these proteins:
- a CDS encoding efflux RND transporter periplasmic adaptor subunit, whose product is MKKVFRILGVVVLVAIFGGTLFFLYNKSKKKTDYFENKNPFYSDVVMKTVATGSVVPRFEIEIVPQVSGIIDELFVEAGDKITKGQVVARIKIIPDMVTLNSAETRVNRAKIGFEDAKIDYDRQQKLFDKEVISYEEFKSAKVAYDSAREELTAAENNLELIKNGVTKKAATATNTLVRSTINGMVLDVPVEEGNSVIQANTFNAGTPIASVADMSDMIFEGNVDETEVGKIREGMPIELEIGAIDKEKFAAVLEYISPKGVEENGAIQFEIKANVKLKEGQFIRAGYSANANIVLERKDSVMVIPEGLLQFEDDSSFVEVNTGTNEEPNYEKRWVHTGLSDGINIEITEGLKQEDKVKGEKIDPKKVQETQANNG